Part of the Xenopus laevis strain J_2021 chromosome 2S, Xenopus_laevis_v10.1, whole genome shotgun sequence genome is shown below.
tgcagttttctgctgataggagcaccggtccggggtttcaggtaaatcgatacaatcacttggaggtgcctgaCATTTGGTACCCCGAAGTgtacgatgcctttccttctcctttaaaacatacccttaaatctgtattcctcctcctcccctgtggataacacagcacccccagtacatgattaaacaccttaggggcccctaacaataattttcaaatgctaataaacccccagaacaaaccctaccaggctcatgtctCACATGTAGTGtaagacaggcagaatatggtgcatacagggagtatagggaaggcaaaatacagcaggacacagggaaacatatcaggaccactctaagatgaacagtacatactgtgttacatacagtgacataatgCTGGTGCACCTTTGTCTGAGTGTGAACAAGTGAACAATATGAGCACTTtcagtctgaggtgtgaacagtacagggctttaggggtatgaaatatagaggtgttacaagtgtggaCAATTCAGGGGAGATtaatgtctgaatttgaggtttaaacaatgcaggggccagttaatatctgtagtgatacattttaaactttacacatggtaagtcacagcaggcagaatttcatgtgggggggggcacacaaggggcaataagttagacagcactgctctatagtAAGAATCGTATCACTTACTGGATGTTCTTCATTGACAGATTTCCTTGGTCTGCAATAACTTTGTGCAGTGTTCCCCCACCGGCATACTCGAGCACGAAGAAGGCATGCAGCTGGTTAGAGAGACAAATGAAGAATTAGTGAGGAATATATGGCACAGAACTGTTCAGCAAGCAAGGTGAATTGGGGACTTGTTAGTTATCAAAGGGTGTTTTCCCTTGTTATGGGCATTAAGTTGGCCTTAGAAAGTCAAACCATTAATGAAACAgattatatatcaatataaacagTGTTCTGTACCTCGGACTGGAACGTGGCATGAGAATGGCATAGAAAGGGGCATCCTCTGGCGATCTTCAAGAGTCGGGCCTCCTTCATGATGCAGGTATAGTTGCCCTTGCTGGGTTGTTTGGACACCGTCTTCATTGCCACAAGTTGTTTCTTCGGTGTATATGATGCCAACATCACCTAAGAGCAGAACAAAGAGATTAGAATTTATAGAGTGTCTTGAATGCTGCTTACAACATGAATGACTGATAATATCAGAGTCAATAAGAatgttaaagtggtggttcacttttaatttaactttttttttttttgttcaggtaagtttattgaCAGTCATGATGCGAGATAAACATTACAGAATTGTATTCTTGAATTGCAGGACATAGTTTCTCTTGACATTGTACAGCACAATTAGGCACAATAATGTAACAATATACACCTTATGCAATAACGGAATttaataaaacatactgtatataccgtatatactcgtgtataagccgacccgcgtataagccgaggtacctaattttacctatgaaacccagaaaaacgtattgactcgcgtataagcctagacacaactcagaaaagtctcagaaatatcaaacagtcggtttaatgttaaaaatcaagccatgatgcttaaaacattaattcataaaaacaagaGACTATTGGCCTCATTCCTCCGCACTTTGATTGGCCAGGCAGCAGCTAGTCGTACCCACCTCATAACAAAGGGAACAAACATCCCAACAGATCCACTCAATAGCTgagccacatatataaataaaatacaggtgctaATAGCAGGCGTGATGTTACCAGTACAAAGAGGCTCTGCCCTGAGCTCTTTTAACCACTCGAAGCCTCTAACTGCAACCCCCAGCGTTGTACTGACAGCAGAGGATTGTGGGAATTATAGTTAACTGAGTCGCCTTACCTAATCGCTTCCAAATCTCTACGCCCGCAGTGTCCCGTCCCAAACCGATCGTTTTGCTCACCGCAGCTCCCGGTCGTTCCCTCCCCCAGACCTCTCCCCCAGACCTCGCACCTCAGACTTCCGCCTTCAATCTGCGTCTTCGTTACGTACCGTAACATCTCCCGTATGCCAGAGAAAGGCATGCCGGGAGGAGTAGTTTTAGCTCTGCCCGAAGGGAATTGCGGCTTGTGCGCAGGCGCGGCTGAGAGAAACAGGAAGTACCGGTAGTTGAGAGTAAGGGGAGACTGAAGGCAAAGAGTAGCAGGTACTGGGGTGGGTTTGTTGGTGGGACGGAGGAGGGTTACTCTCTTACTGCCTCTCACCgcgctgacccgcgtataagccgaggtaggattttcaagcacattttgtgtgctgaaaatctcggcttatacgcgagtatatacggtaaccaaATATGTGTTTGTATTACTTTACTGTGAGGCTTAAGGGAGGTTTTCCTGTTCCAGTATGTTGGGAATGGGAAATTTCATCAACCAAGGGGACCAGATCTGATGGAATTTTGCCATTTGCCCCCTTTTTCTTAGAGGGGCGGGTGGCCTATCCAACCTCCAATTAAGGCATATCAACCTCCTGGCTTGAAACAAAGCTTTGTTCAGAAAATTTTTTGTGGTTGAGGGCATTTGAATTCCTGTAAACAGACCCAATATACAGACTAGTGGATCAGGGACCAACCTTAGGCCTAACACTTCCGATAACATATCCACAATGGCTGTCCGATAGTTTTGACTATCTATAGTGTATGTACTAGAGTACCCTCTGACTAATTGCATCTAAGGCAATTAGGGGAGAGAGATTAGGATTGATTCTATTCGGGTGGGCGGGGGTATAGTATGCTCTGTGTGTCAAATATAACTGTCGAATTTTGTGTCTGGGATTGACAGACACTCTGTTGGGTGATTTGAGGAGGGACTTCCACTGTTCATCAGTGAGGACTCCTAGGTCTTCCtcccatttaatttaacttttaatatgctgtagaatggtcaattccaatcaacttttcaattagacatcattatttactttttatagtttttaaactatttgccttcttcttctagcTTTTTAccgtttttaaatgggggtcactgaccccatctaaaaaacaaatgctctgtaaggctacaaatgtatagttattgctactttttatctttctattcaggcctctcctattcatattccagtcacttattcaaatcaatgcattgttgctagggtaatttggaccctagcaaccggattgctgaaactggagagctgctgaataaaaagctaaataactcaaataacagaaatgaaaaccaactgcaagttgtttaagaatatcactctctacatcatacttcaagttaaaggggttgttcgcctttggaataactttttgtatgatgtagaaagtgatattctaagataatttgcaatttgtttttattttttattattgaaggtttttgggttatttagctttttattcagcatctcttcaatttgcattttaagcaatttggtaactaaggcccaaattaccctagcaaccaagcattgatttgaataagaaactggaatatgaataggaaagcatctgaatagaaggatcagaaggatcagcaataacaatacatttttagccttacagagcatttgcttttttagaaggggacaatgatgcccatttgaaagctgcaaatcaGAAGAAAacgacaaataactataaaacataaataatgaaaaccaattgaaaagttgcttagaatggtctgttctataacatgctaaaatttacttcaggtgaaccacccctttaactcaaaggtgaataacccctttaaagacattgCCAAGTGCTTGATTGTACTTCCATGTTTTCTGTACAGATTTATACCAGATAACAAAAGAGATTTCTATATTGGGAGGCCCCGCACTCACCTGTCCAAACGTGCCTTCTCCTAGCTCTTGGTGGAATTTGTACCTCTGTATGTCCAGGGGGGCTGGTCTTTTCCCATCCACATGGGATTTCTTCGGTGCACTTCCACTTCCACCTTGTGGGAACAAAACAAATTCAGTCAAGAGCCCATatcaaaatatattatgcattgtATATTTTCCTAAATATATCTACCTATAAGTATCTCCATAACAATTAATGGTGGCTAAGGCAGCACCCACATTTAGAGAAAAActgtttatctttattatttgtgagtatTCCTAGCATTTAGTGTAAGAGGGATTTTATTTAAGCCTTTGGGGTTTTCAATTTTCCCTAACTGTCCTAACTGTTCCACCTGTCAATATATGTTTTCTAAAAACATACAGAAGTTTTAATTAAAGCAGAGGGATGGATTTGTGGAAAACCCACCCCCAACAGGACCCACCAATGTGGGCAGTTGAATAACTATCATGACTCTATATTAAAAAGAATTAGAAGTAGAtgtaacagaaaataataatgaaatatgttTCTTAGATATTTCCCTTACCTTCCAATGGATCTTCTGGGCTCCTTGGTCTTTTCCTCTTGTCCTGCTCCTTCCTTCTTCTGCTGCTCTGAGGAATTTTCATCTCTTCTAAGCcggttttctttttacttttagttgtttcttctttctcttcttgtcTTCTCTTCTTGCTCTCAGGTTTACTGCTCACATctgagagactttcttttctcttctttgtttgatcttttttaacagcttttcttttattccttccaTCTTCAGGGGGCTTCTCCCCTACACGGATTGTTTTTTTACTCTCAGTGTGTCTTTTCTTCCTATTTCGACTGTAGTTGGTCTTCTCTTCTGCATCTTGCTTCTTGgctttcttctccttcttcttcccACTTTCATCCTGTGGAagttctctctcttctggagtcaaactcctctttttcctcttcttcatcttcgccttccttctccttctccttttattgtAATTCTATGTCGTTTTATCCAAAATTTGTCTTCTTTATAGCATCCAATGTGGAAATCTCTCTCGCTCGCTCCCTCTCTCTCCACCGTCCAAAAGACAGTTGGGCAGTGGCAGTTGACAACCAACAGTTTACTCAGGAGAATCATGTGACTAGCAGCAGTGAGACATACAACCAATAGCAGCAGCATGTGCCATTAGCAAAAATCTAGTCTTACAATCACTGACACCAGGAACCAGAGGACAGATTGATGCAAATAACTTCTAAATTGCTTTCATTATGTCCATCTACAACATACTGAGATTTTCTTTTGGGCAGGGTCCTCTTTACATTTTtggattgtgtttttttgtattcttgtaaAGTTAATGTATAAACCCATTGATTGTACAGCATTGAGGGATATGTTGGTGCTTTCTAAATATGTGTAATAAACTGTAAGATAAGTTTGACCTTTAAACATGTGATGAAAGTGTGGGCAAGTGTCCATTCTGTAATGTGGATAAAGAAATCTTTGTCTAAGGGCAATGGCATGAGGGATTTGGGGCCTGTCCATCGTATTTTGTAGTAGCCCAGGAAACAGGGCAAAGTTGGGTGTTTTGGTGTTGTGTGTttaggcaattaaaaaaaacacagcacgtaaaatcacccaaaatacaaaaattagGGTCTATTTGTATGAATCTGCTTAATGGAGCCCTTAAACTAAATCCAAAGGGTCAAGGTTCACCGCTCAATTTGGTTTCGGCacgcagggccaccattagaaatcatagGTCcccatataatataattatttggcCCCCATTCCCTCCCCACCGCACAGTataaaggccacacagacatgggagctataaaaataaatgaaacacttttGGCCAGaggattattaagcctgccaccacgtcaaggtagactctttaagcaggtacctactcaaacctaaattgcactttgttttaGAATCATTCtgcatttctaatgtacaaataagagccatttaGTTTAATCCCTTGACCAAAATATAACCAGTCCTAATAAGGGCAATGGAAGCAAGTCTGCTGAAAATCCGTTCCCCATCTCTAACATTCGAATCACCGCACGTAAAACAcactttgaggcacatttatcaagggttgaatttcgaattcatgtaagctttttaaaactcccataaattcacatgaactcgaaattcgaccaatcaaaatttattataaaaatcaaattttttaagctggggtgaataggatcgacctgaaaacttgaatcaaattagaatcaaattttattcgaattttaaaaactcgatttgagttgcaaaaaacttcaaattattcCTGGACgtcccccattgacttaaacaagaattcagcaggtttaagtaggtgaatagtcgaatttgagttcttaaagggccagtgtatgataaatcttaaaaatcgaatttgaattttttgaaaaactcgaattgaatttgaatgaatCCCTAGTTttatttgacagttttgcccataaaagtagaaaattcgaatttcaaatattcaatttgacccttataaatctgccccaaaatgttgtgtGAGTAACACAGAATTGGGGACTGACGCTGAGCATGTTTGTCCAGTAACTCAGGGTTGCCATCAGTAATCAGGGGCCCCTTCTACCAAGTTAGAAGGAATGTGATTATTAGCCCACCAGTCACCTGGTTGGTGGCCCTGCCAGCAAGTGGAATGGAAATGAGTGATTTGCTGTGGCCTCTAATTAAGTCCAAACCCCATCCAACCCACAAATCACTTCTTGGTGTCTGCTGAAACACAATTTATATAAGACGCTAGTATAATGAGCAACCCAACTTAATCACTGTGCCATAACAATAACAATTGTACCATACCCTGCATTTTACCCCAGGGCTACTGACACATCTTTTCAACGGTGGGTGCGTAATACTCAGACCCCAATAAACCAAGGCAGCATTTCCACTGAACTAATCTTCCTTTAATTCTACACAAACCAGTTGCTTAGGATTGATTACAAAATGCATCCTCAGACACACACAGAGTTTCCTTCTCACCCCACTGACACCAGAGGGTGAcaccagagagcacaggaaactgGTATTAGAGGGGCTGCATGGTGAGAGGCTCCTTCCCGTGGATTCAGAGCCCAGAGGCTCCCCCTTCCCACAGACTGAGGCACAACACTGACAGAGGCAATACAAGTGATATAGTTGGCAGTGTAGCTTTGTGGGTGACTCTTCCGGGAACAATACCAGCAGCCTATCTCTTGGGCATCAGCTTCTCACTAACTgtatggacacacacacacacacacacagaaggagGGGGATTATTTTGGGGGAGGCTAAGGCAGTGCTATTCACAGCGGTTTCCCCACCAGAGCAGAATGAGCTGATTTTCCCCCCTACCGTTCTGATTAAGTGGCACTGTCTGTGCACCCGGGTAGTTATCTTATACCAGTATGATCACTGTACCAAATGGTTAATGAGCATTAACCACAGACTGGAAGGTCATCTACAAAATAGCGTCAGAGTAAGGTATTAACCCCTAACATGCCAGTACATTATGCAGCCAATGTATAAGGGGATTGCAATACGTTTGGATAGGCCAGTGAGCTCAAGTACAATCATTCCTCACATTATTACAAAGTGCATTTGTGAAGTGATTTTTCTAGGTGAATTACTTGCTCTGTGTTTCGCTCAGCTGTCCTTTAATAATATGCAGTGAGCCTTTAAATTAACCCCTTCACCAACTCAAGTCTCTCGTTCCCCTCTAAGTTCCTGGCTAACATCAAAGTTAACCCTTTCTCTGTGCAAGTTCTTCCTCGTTCGTGGTTACACAGACtgtcacacactctcacacacacacacacatatccccTCCCTGCAAAAAGTCTCTCACAGCCGCTCCGCTCTCTCACAGCCGATCAGATGGAAGTAGCGCGCAGCTCCTCCTCTTTGCCTCGCTGTCCCCTCTCAGAATCACGGCTTGGTTTCCGTGTGTAACCGGGAAGCGAGGGAGACTGGCAGCAGCAGCAATTATGAGTTCTCATATGTACCCCAGAATAGGGCTGAGAATTTGTGCCACTCCCACCCCAGATTTCATACGATTTCGACATCCTAAAGGCTACAGAATATCACTGAGAAACCTTACACTACGGGTCCCCATTGATTGCTACAGTAGCCATTCAGCACAGGGACTGCCACagggttttgaaccggacagacAGCTTTTTCCAGGTACAGTCCGGTTTGCAACTACAGTATCTGGCCGGTTGTCTCACTTCTGTAAACTGGACAAAAATGCTGCTGCTCTGCCCCTTACAAAAGCTCCCCCAGTCCTTGGTCTGTTATGAGTGTTGCCAACTTCCCTACCGGCTGCCTGTCTGCAACGCAATGTGCTGAACACCTCCTCCGTACTGTGAAGTAAGCTCTCCCATATAGTAACTGAGCAGCACACAGAGTTTTGCCCGCCCACATCACCAAGCCCTCGCTCGCAAGCTCCATACGTCACTGTGACTTGATTGATACTCTCTCTCAGTCAGTCTGCAGCAGAGAGACGTCACGTCACGCAGCTGAACGTCTCCCTGTCAGGGAGTTTAATGCTGTTCTagcctttttctctataatttgATGCGGAAAATTGCTTACAAGATTATATAACTGACCTGGATGCACTAATATCTAGTTCCATATTGCCTATACCCTACTCTGCCAATCCTTTTAGCAAGAAGACTGAACAAGCCTCAGACCTAGCGATCACTGAAAACATGCAGCATTTGCTTTACTACatatattttgaataaagtgtcaGCTATTTTCTGCCGCTCCTATGATAACATATTTTTATAGGCGCATTTAATAAGAGCAGGCATCAATGAACGCAAAGCTACTGACACCAGAGAGGAATCTGCATATTATGATGATTTCCTGTGTGCTCCAGATCGAGGCTTTGCACGCATTCTAATATTTCTGGCGTCAGCTGAGACGTCCTTCACCGGCATTTGATCATTTCCGGCTGGATTGGTTGCTTTACGGTGTTATTGCTGGTGAGATTGGAGGCTAATTTCCCTGTAGTGCTGTTATGGCTGCTGCTGCGATGGAGGCAGGTAATGAATATCAGTGGCTGTGTGACTAAAATGCCTTTAAGCTTCTGGTTTCGCAGGTCTATCGTAAGGGCAATAAAGGGACTGTATTTTCACAATAAGAAAGAATAAGAAATCTAAGGCTTCTCTAGAACCAGGAGAGTTGGGCTCCAATAGAGTTCCAGCAGCTGCCACTGAcatatttaagtaacattttaaagAGAACTTTTATCATTCACTTCAGTCCTTGTCCCAgaagtagagcttacagtctaatgtctGTGTCACACACATGTACTAGGGTCCATTCCTTTAGGGGTCATTAAACTTGCCTGTATGTTGTAGGGGTGTCTAAGAAAACCTTAAggaaacccacaaaaaaaaaaaaaaaaatacatatagacttCGAATAGAGTCcgtactctcaggtcttaaaaatcaaattttttttattaataaaagctaAAGGGCCCCActaagacctttctcaaagtATCAAATAAACCATGGATATGCCTTATATCAACATACTGGCGGGAAAACCGCTTCAGTAAAGATGACTGTAGACTTCGTCAGATGCAAGCGCCCGGTGTTTCAGATATCTATAGCATAACTTCCATTAACATTAAACAGGCAATAAAATTCGCATTTATACTACTAttcaatatttatacaaataaacaattaaaaaagaaacaaaaaaagaagaaaaaaaattaaatacataaaaacagatacaaagtaaCGCTGCTCTTGATTGTAACCATCCTATACTTTCCTCCTGCCTAATCTTAAAGTTTAAACAGACCAAACTATGTcacaaatgtattgaaaatgGAGAATGGCACAAAGTAACGTCAGTCTGtagcttttattaataaaaaaagttttatttttaagacctgagagtgcggactctATTCAAAGTCTGTGTTATATTTGttgattctgcacccaggcacatcaCTTGgttttttcgagagtgctggcatctCCGCCATTCGATAATTTCGCCGGGTGCTAACccaattcaatataaagtccaaaaataaaaggaagcactcacggcataaagtttgttagaagtcctttaccgaatcatataaacatctacgtgtttcggtacctcaaggatCCTGATgacttggaatatatatatatatatatatatatatatatatatatatatatatatatatatatatatatatatatatatatatatatatagaggatcagcacacactgtagtTGAAGTGAAGAAATGCTTTATTTGCATACAGTGTTACATATTAATCCGAcacagtgctgcgcaatatgttggtgctatatacagtaaatacatgttaataataatacaaatatacatatatatattatattatatagtatatacaaataaatacatatttagatTGCAGTAAATATTTGGATTTAGATATTTCTTGCATTTCTGTCAGGTGTTGTAAAATGTAGGTTGTAACAGGAATAAAtgtaactgtaaaaaaatgttcctctgCCATTTACTGGAACATAAAAACCTTGTGTTTCTGTGGCAGGGGGATGGTtgtaatgtgttaaaaaaaaatgcctcgTTATCCAGAGGGATAGACTTCAGTGCAG
Proteins encoded:
- the LOC108709367 gene encoding protein kinase C delta type, whose product is MKKRKKRSLTPEERELPQDESGKKKEKKAKKQDAEEKTNYSRNRKKRHTESKKTIRVGEKPPEDGRNKRKAVKKDQTKKRKESLSDVSSKPESKKRRQEEKEETTKSKKKTGLEEMKIPQSSRRRKEQDKRKRPRSPEDPLEGGSGSAPKKSHVDGKRPAPLDIQRYKFHQELGEGTFGQVMLASYTPKKQLVAMKTVSKQPSKGNYTCIMKEARLLKIARGCPFLCHSHATFQSELHAFFVLEYAGGGTLHKVIADQGNLSMKNIQFYTAEMVIALQFLHSNGIIHRDLKPENILVDNNGHIKICDFGLAVEGMIGGKKISGLTGTPGYRAPEVLSLEKYDAAVDWWSFGVIMYEMATGRQPFAPSLVSAQELFQIKERKLEYPRHMSQEMLDLLPKLLEMNKSKRLGVNGNIRKHSFYARMNWSELENRKKKAPFQPKILPADKLPVIHPGFCAETSKRANVEGFSEVDSNWKWQE